CCCCGCAAAAAGTAGCTCTGGATGGAGAAATTATTGGTAACACGCCTATCGATGTGGAGTGCGTGCCTGGGGGATTAACTATCTTTGTACCACGAGATGCAGCCCCGCCTGCCCCATTAGAAAAACTTGAAGGACTACCGGAGTTAACCATTGAATCAAAGCCTGTTGTAGGGTTTGAAGAATAGTAAAGTCTATTGCTGCAAAACGATTTTACCCACTGCCTGACCGGATTCGGCATACTGGTGCGCTACAGCGACTTCAGAAAAATTGAATGATTTCGGATCGAGCAAAGGACGGACTTTTCCTTGGTCTACAAGCTTGGCAACGTTGAATAATATCTTGCCATGTTGTGCTCGACCAATTCTGTGCAGCAGGGGAATAAGCATGAAGACTACGTGTAGGGTAAGACCTTTGGAGTGGAGGGGACTAAGGTCATGGGTGGAACGGGTAGAAATTGAAACTACTGTGCCATTCAACGCCGCTGCTGCAAAAGATTTGTCAAGGTTATCCTTACCTACAGTGTCAAAAACGACATCAAAGCCTTTGCCACCCGTATACTCTGCGACATAATCCTCCACGGTTTGCTGGCGATAGTTGATCGCTATATCCGCACCGAGATCTTTAGCGATCGCTAACTTCTGATCCGTGGAGGCGGTTGTGAATACTTTGGCACCCGCCCATTTTGCCAGTTGGATACCAATGTGACCCACTCCGCCTGTAGCAGCGTGGATCAGAACCGTTTGTCCAGGCTGTACCTTGGCGCGATTAATTAAACTCTCCCAAGCGGTGATTGCTACTAGGGGAAGTGCAGCAGTTTCTGTCATAGTGAGTGATTTTGGCTTTAAAGCTACTAAGTCAGCATCAGCCAACATAAACTCAGCTAAAGCACCACCCAAACCTTTCACGCCGCCAGCACAGGCGTAGACTTGATCGCCAGGTTTAAAAGCGTTGACCCCTTCCCCCACTTGTTCAATTACACCTGCCACATCCCCATGCAGCACTGCGGGTAAATCTGGGGCAAAAGCTGGACCATACTGACGGATTTTATAGTCAACCGGGTTAATGCTAGAAGCAGCAACACGGATGAGTACGTGACCTGGAATTACTTCAGGTCGAGGCAAATCCATTAATTTGAATACACTCGGCTCTCCAAATTGGGCGATCGCCTGTACTTTCATTTTTGTTCTCCTACGAGCTACAAAAATTTTAAGGGCTAGTAGCTGGAAACAAAAACTGACTCAATTCTGCTCAGTGATTTATGACCCATTAAGCCTTTGGCTGATTAGGTAAATAAACAGTAAAGGTAGTCCACCCTCTAGAGCTTTCAACTCGGATTGTCCCCTGCAACTGTTCGACTAGCTTCTGCACCAGGGTTAGCCCTAACCCAGTTCCGCCTTGTTTCCAGAGATCGGCTTTGGGGATGCGATAAAACTTCTCAAAGATATGTGGCAAATATGCTGCTGGAATTTCTGCTGAATTACTAATCGTAAAAATAGTTGCTGAAGCTGAATCTAGTGTAGGGGTTACTGTGGTTGCTGGTAATGAGCTATAGCGAACACTCAAGACAATTTCACCACTAGCCGGAGTATACTTGCAAGCATTATTCAGCAGTTCTGCTAAGATTCTTTCCAGGCTAGGACGGTCTGAGACTAGCACAGGCAGATCGGGGGGAAGATTAATTTGTAATGTTTGCTGGCGTTGCCCAGCCCGAACGTAAAACGGCTCAATGATAGTTGGTAACATTTCTTGCAGGTTTACAACCTCGACGCACAAAGCCGAATAAGACCCAGCTTCCAATCGCTGCAAGTCTAACAGTTCATTGATCAGTTCGCTTTCACGGTTGCACTCAGCTTGCAAGATCTCCAAATAACGCTGACTGCGTTCATCGATATGAGTGAGAGAAATTTTTAGCATAGTCAGCGCGATCTTGATATTGGAGATGGGAGTCCGCAATTCGTGGGAAACTGTGCTGAGGAAGTCGTCTTTGAGAGTATTGAGCTTTGAGAGCTGTGCTATTGTACGCTCTTGCTCGCTCTGCTTTTGGCGCGCCTCTTCCGCCTGCTTGCGCTCGCTGATGTCGGTAGAAATGCCGCAGATTGCGTAGGGAACTCCAGCATGGTCTTTGAGGGGAAATTTGCTCGAAAGGTAGGTGCGTAGTTCATCGTCTTGAGGAACGGCTTCTTCCCACTCCAAGGGAGTTCCTGCTGAGAGCACCTTTTGGTCGTTTGCCCGCAATACGTCGGCTGTTTCCTTGGGAAAGATATCGTAGTCGGTCTTGCCTTTAACCAACTCTTTAGTGAGGTGGAACAGGGTTTCATATTGGCGGTTGATGGTAATGTATCGACCCTGTGTATCTTTGACGTAGATCACAGCCGTTGACCCGTCCAAAATAGCTTGTAGCTGCTGCTGACTTTCTCGCAGCGCCTCAGCCTGGTGTTGCGCTCTTTGAAGCGCATGCTTGTAGCTCTGGGATACCGCAATCAGTTGGTTCCTGGTAAAGGCTGCCAATAGACTCCCCACCAGGACTAATAAGCCAGTACTGGTTACGAGCACTAGATGTGCTACTTGCTCAGCTGCTTGGCTCCTCTCCTGGCGCAGCTTCTCCTCGGTTTGGATGAGCGACGCGATCTCACGCCGCATCGTGTCCATGCGCTCCTTGCCAATGATATTAATAGAGTACGTCTGATAATCCTCGCTGCGTTTTCTGAGCGTCAGCATATAACGCGCATAGCTTTCCCACTGGACATAATCAGAGCGCAAATTCGTGAGATGCTGCTGCTGCCGTTGGTTGTCCTTGGTTAAACGCTCAAAGTCATTAAACACGTCATCGATTAACAAACCCGCCTGTGTGTAAGGTTCGAGAAAAACTGAATTTCCGGTGACGAGATACCCGCGCAGTCCCGTTTCCATATCCACCAGAAGTTTCTGAAACTGATTCGCTTGGGCAATCACTTTGTTGGTATAGTCTACCCACTTCGTCACCTCAAGCAGGCGGCTCAGCTGCCAAGATAAGACACCTGCCAGCGCTAGCATCAGGAGCAACGGCAGTAAGATAGCCCGAGTGAGGCGGTGTTGAAAGTTTATGGGGACAATCTCAAATAGTGCCATCAAATGCCTCTGCCGTCACTTCTCGTTGCACTTGTTGGGGTGTAGCCGAAATCCATTGCTGAAGCTTTCTGCCGTAGAGCACTTAAACTCTCACGTCTGCACCCGTGTGACAGCTTTACCTTTACCCCTACCCCACATCTCTACACAAGGAGCTTAAAACGAGAATCAATGGGGAAAACATAGTAGATTTACGGGGATTTTTATCTCCCTATGACGAGCATCTGTATTAATACTGAAATAATACTGACGACGAAGCTTTTCATCAGTTCTAAGCGCCTCCGCATCGAGGAGTGTTACACATTAAACCGGAAGAGCAGCACATCGCCTTCCTGAACTACATAATCTTTCCCCTCACTGCGAACTAAACCCTTTTCCTTCGCAGCATTCATCGCTCCAGTTGCCACGAGGTCATTATAGGCAACAGTTTCAGCTCGAATAAAGCCCCGCTCAAAATCAGAGTGAATCACACCAGCTGCCTGAGGTGCAAGCATTCCCGCCCGAATTGTCCAAGCGCGGGTTTCTTTGGGACCACTCGTGAAGTAGGTACGCAAACCTAAGAGTTCATAAGTAGCGCGAATCAAGGTCTTTAACCCACCTTCTTCCACTCCCAAAGAGGCAAGAAAGTCTGCTCGGTCTTCCTCTGGTAACTCTACTAGCTCTGATTCCACCTGAGCCGAAACTACTACAACTTGAGCCTTTTCTTGTTGGGCAATTTGCCGCACCTGCTCTACCCACTGATTCCCCGTTGCTAAATCTTCCTCAGACACATTAGCAGCGTAGATGATCGGTTTACTGCTGAGTAGTCCCAGTCCCTTAATCATTTCAGCTTCTTCTTCAGTTAAACCAACCTGCCGAACCGATTTTCCCTCATTTAGCGCAGCACTCAATTTTTCCAGCAGAGCTAGTTCTGCTTGAGCATCTTTGTTGGCACGAGCTTGTTTACGAGTGCGCTCCATCCGCCGTTCGATTTGTGCCAAATCGGCTAAAGCTAGTTCCAAATTGATGATTTCAATATCTCGCACGGGGTCAACAGAACCAGCAACGTGGATAATGTCGTCGTTCTCAAAACAACGCACCACATGGACAATGGCATCAACTTCCCGGATGTGGGACAGAAATTGATTACCTAGTCCCTCGCCCTGACTCGCACCTTTGACCAAACCAGCAATATCCACAAACTCAACGCGAGCCGGGACAATTTGCGCCGAGGAAGAAATATTAGCTAGAACATTTAACCGCTCATCTGGCACTGAGACAACACCGACATTCGGTTCAATTGTGCAAAAAGGGAAATTAGCCGCCTCAGCTTTAGCATTGGCAACCAAGGCGTTAAATAAGGTAGATTTTCCGACGTTGGGAAGTCCGACAATCCCGGCTCTTAGCATTTTGAATTTTAGATTTTGGATTTTGGATTGAGTGGTAGAAGTCCAGCCACTAGGTGCGAAACTTGGGTGGCTTTTTCAGACTGGTTCAGGAATCGGTTGAGGAACGGGACCTGGTACTGGCTGGGGAATAGGTCCTGGGACTGGCTCTGGCACTGGTCCTGGAATTGGTTCAGGTACGGGACCTGGAATAGGCTGAGGAGTTGGACCTGGTACGGGTTCCGGTGTAGGAGATGGTGCCGGATTTGGTCCAGGTAAGGGATTTGGAGTTGGACTGGGAATTTGTGGATCGGGGATATAGATCATGGGAAGCTTAATTAAACCATTGGATTTTATCAGGGTAGTACCCCTACGAATCTAACAGCTAACTACCTGCCTCATGCAATTTGACAACTCCTCTCAAGCAAAAGCACCCTTATTGGATGCCCTTTGGGAGTGTGCTAACAAAAATCATGCGCCCTTTTACACACCAGGACACAAGCGGGGACAGGGAATTTCCCAACAGCTGGCTAATTGTTTCGGACCCAGTGTGTTTCAAGCCGATCTCCCGGAATTGCCAGAGTTAGATAACTTGTTTGCTCCACAAGGCGTGATTCAGGAGGCTCAACAGCTAGCAGCAGCAGCATTTAGGGCAGAACACACTTGGTTTTTGGTCAATGGTTCCACCTGTGGAATAGAGGCGGCAATTTTAGCTACCTGTAACACCGGAGATAAAATCATCCTGCCTAGAAACGTGCATTCCTCTGGTGTAGCTGCCCTAATTCTCTCAGGTGCCATTCCCATCTTTGTCAATCCTGAATATGACCCAGTTCTAGACATTGCCCACAGCATTACCCCTAGCGGAGTGCAGGCTGCCCTAGAGCAGCATCCTGATGCTAAGGCAGTGATGATGGTTTACCCAACTTACTACGGTGTTTGTGGAGATGTGATGGCGATCGCTATCCTAGCTCACCAACACAATATCCCTCTATTGGTAGATGAAGCCCACGGTCCCCATTTTGCTTTTCATCCCAATTTACCCACGCCAGCCTTAGCAGCTGGGGCAGATTTAACGGTGCAATCTATCCACAAGGTACTGGGAGCAATGACTCAGGCATCGATGCTCCACGTCCAAGGCAGCAGGATAGATATTGACCGAGTGAGTAAATCATTGCAACTGGTGCAGTCTACTAGCCCTAGCTATTTACTCCTAGCTGCCCTAGATGCAGCGCGGCAACAAATGGCAACCCAAGGGAAACAGTTGATGTCCCGCACATTACAACTGGCTGATGCAGCCAGAAACCGCCTTAGTCAAATTTCGGGATTGTCGGTTCTACAACCCCTAAAAACACCAGGTTTTGTTGCCCTTGACAGCACGCGGCTAACTGTAACCGTTTCTGCTTTAGGACTAACAGGATTTGCTGCCGATGAAATTCTCCATCAACAGTTGGGTGTTACAGCTGAGTTGCCTGCGCTCCAGCATCTAACCTTTATCATCACTTTAGGCAATACAGAGGCAGATATTGAGCGATTAGTGCAAGCTTTTACCACCCTTGCCAAAGAGTATCGACGGTCAAGCTTGACATTAAAAAACCCTGAGTGGGATAATTTTTTAAGTAAACTGGGTGACTCTTTGCAAATTTCTCCCCGTGAAGCTTTCTTCGCTCCAACAGAGACATTACCGATTGAACAGACAAGCGATCGCATCAGCACCGAATTAGTCTGTCCCTACCCACCCGGAATACCAGTATTGATGCCCGGAGAAGTTATCACCCCAGAGGCAATCGATTACCTGCAACAAATCCAGGCAAAGGGCGGATTGATCAGCGGTTGTGCTGATCCAAGCATACGTACATTAAAGGTAGTAAAAGCATCAATTTGAGGAACCACATAAGCAAAGCGCTTCAGCGCGTTAGGCACCAAAGAGAACACGGGCAATCCTCCTCCGCTTACCTCTGCGTTCAAACTCCATGCTTAGGTAGTTATGCAACCTGATAGCTGGGTTCTGGCTCATAACCAATAGCCAATTGGTCTATTGACCGGTCAATTATCTCCAATCCCTGCTGTACTGTTTCTATTACACTCAGCTGTCCTCTTAACTCAGCAGCACCGGAGAAGCCTTTAGCATACCAAGTCATGTGTTTGCGAGCTTGCCGCACGCCGCGATCGCCCTTGTACTCCCACAATGCCTGTAGATGTTCTCTAGCACATTCGAGCCGCTGGACTGGTGTAGGTGGTGCTAACTCTTGCCCAGTTTTCAGGAAGTAGTCAATTTCCCCTACCAAAAATGGATAACCCAGGGTACCCCGCGAACACATTACCCCATCGGCACCAGTCTGTTCCAAACACTTCACCGCCGCTTCTCCCGAAAAGATGTCCCCATTGGCAATCACTGGAATAGAAAGAACTTCCTTCACCCGTGCAATCCATTCCCACCTAGCTGAACCATTGTAACCTTGGGCGCGGGTACGACCATGTACTGTAATCATCTGCGCTCCGGCATCCTCCATCCGCTTGGCAAAGTCCAGAATTGTTATTTCCTTGTCTGTCCAGCCAATGCGAGTTTTAACGGTAACCGGCACATCCACCGCCTTCACCACGGCTCGCACGATCGCCTCTGCTGTTTCCGGTTCCCGCAGCAAAGAAGAACCACCGCCATTCTTGGTGATTTTGTTCACCGGGCAACCCATATTGATGTCTACCGTATCAGCCCCTTCCTCCACAGCTTTCACAGCCGCTTCTGCCAGAAAATCAGGGCGACAGTCAAATAGCTGAATGCTAATTGGCCGTTCGTTTGGGTCT
This window of the Chroococcidiopsis sp. CCMEE 29 genome carries:
- the dusB gene encoding tRNA dihydrouridine synthase DusB, producing MIALSPNLQARLSSPLKIGSFEVKSRVLQSPLSGVTDLVFRRLVRRYAPHSMMYTEMVNATGLHYVKELPKIMEVDPNERPISIQLFDCRPDFLAEAAVKAVEEGADTVDINMGCPVNKITKNGGGSSLLREPETAEAIVRAVVKAVDVPVTVKTRIGWTDKEITILDFAKRMEDAGAQMITVHGRTRAQGYNGSARWEWIARVKEVLSIPVIANGDIFSGEAAVKCLEQTGADGVMCSRGTLGYPFLVGEIDYFLKTGQELAPPTPVQRLECAREHLQALWEYKGDRGVRQARKHMTWYAKGFSGAAELRGQLSVIETVQQGLEIIDRSIDQLAIGYEPEPSYQVA
- a CDS encoding zinc-dependent alcohol dehydrogenase family protein; the encoded protein is MKVQAIAQFGEPSVFKLMDLPRPEVIPGHVLIRVAASSINPVDYKIRQYGPAFAPDLPAVLHGDVAGVIEQVGEGVNAFKPGDQVYACAGGVKGLGGALAEFMLADADLVALKPKSLTMTETAALPLVAITAWESLINRAKVQPGQTVLIHAATGGVGHIGIQLAKWAGAKVFTTASTDQKLAIAKDLGADIAINYRQQTVEDYVAEYTGGKGFDVVFDTVGKDNLDKSFAAAALNGTVVSISTRSTHDLSPLHSKGLTLHVVFMLIPLLHRIGRAQHGKILFNVAKLVDQGKVRPLLDPKSFNFSEVAVAHQYAESGQAVGKIVLQQ
- a CDS encoding aminotransferase class I/II-fold pyridoxal phosphate-dependent enzyme yields the protein MQFDNSSQAKAPLLDALWECANKNHAPFYTPGHKRGQGISQQLANCFGPSVFQADLPELPELDNLFAPQGVIQEAQQLAAAAFRAEHTWFLVNGSTCGIEAAILATCNTGDKIILPRNVHSSGVAALILSGAIPIFVNPEYDPVLDIAHSITPSGVQAALEQHPDAKAVMMVYPTYYGVCGDVMAIAILAHQHNIPLLVDEAHGPHFAFHPNLPTPALAAGADLTVQSIHKVLGAMTQASMLHVQGSRIDIDRVSKSLQLVQSTSPSYLLLAALDAARQQMATQGKQLMSRTLQLADAARNRLSQISGLSVLQPLKTPGFVALDSTRLTVTVSALGLTGFAADEILHQQLGVTAELPALQHLTFIITLGNTEADIERLVQAFTTLAKEYRRSSLTLKNPEWDNFLSKLGDSLQISPREAFFAPTETLPIEQTSDRISTELVCPYPPGIPVLMPGEVITPEAIDYLQQIQAKGGLISGCADPSIRTLKVVKASI
- a CDS encoding CHASE3 domain-containing protein produces the protein MALFEIVPINFQHRLTRAILLPLLLMLALAGVLSWQLSRLLEVTKWVDYTNKVIAQANQFQKLLVDMETGLRGYLVTGNSVFLEPYTQAGLLIDDVFNDFERLTKDNQRQQQHLTNLRSDYVQWESYARYMLTLRKRSEDYQTYSINIIGKERMDTMRREIASLIQTEEKLRQERSQAAEQVAHLVLVTSTGLLVLVGSLLAAFTRNQLIAVSQSYKHALQRAQHQAEALRESQQQLQAILDGSTAVIYVKDTQGRYITINRQYETLFHLTKELVKGKTDYDIFPKETADVLRANDQKVLSAGTPLEWEEAVPQDDELRTYLSSKFPLKDHAGVPYAICGISTDISERKQAEEARQKQSEQERTIAQLSKLNTLKDDFLSTVSHELRTPISNIKIALTMLKISLTHIDERSQRYLEILQAECNRESELINELLDLQRLEAGSYSALCVEVVNLQEMLPTIIEPFYVRAGQRQQTLQINLPPDLPVLVSDRPSLERILAELLNNACKYTPASGEIVLSVRYSSLPATTVTPTLDSASATIFTISNSAEIPAAYLPHIFEKFYRIPKADLWKQGGTGLGLTLVQKLVEQLQGTIRVESSRGWTTFTVYLPNQPKA
- the ychF gene encoding redox-regulated ATPase YchF encodes the protein MLRAGIVGLPNVGKSTLFNALVANAKAEAANFPFCTIEPNVGVVSVPDERLNVLANISSSAQIVPARVEFVDIAGLVKGASQGEGLGNQFLSHIREVDAIVHVVRCFENDDIIHVAGSVDPVRDIEIINLELALADLAQIERRMERTRKQARANKDAQAELALLEKLSAALNEGKSVRQVGLTEEEAEMIKGLGLLSSKPIIYAANVSEEDLATGNQWVEQVRQIAQQEKAQVVVVSAQVESELVELPEEDRADFLASLGVEEGGLKTLIRATYELLGLRTYFTSGPKETRAWTIRAGMLAPQAAGVIHSDFERGFIRAETVAYNDLVATGAMNAAKEKGLVRSEGKDYVVQEGDVLLFRFNV